The following are from one region of the Syngnathus acus chromosome 19, fSynAcu1.2, whole genome shotgun sequence genome:
- the LOC119138455 gene encoding alpha-1,6-mannosylglycoprotein 6-beta-N-acetylglucosaminyltransferase B-like isoform X2, with protein MRLHKKEVMRVALRPRSGCLVLCLGVSAFTLLLQTFWVPLEMSTHDPAGRSPADDQGQRGPRFRRLALRLEALGTQVQRLSRERDATMTSEALHMLLQSFRQDQQGLARLVETELKRVSQKLDQFNHHRLSHAAATRPKEECAVPVDPAYPLCAEKVEFLQAKWQSDPCYAFYGMDGTACSILTYLSQIENFCPPQPGRNHFSPPWHQKAQPYTKKAMIRTTMSSLYEVINNSSGPALGFMRSRVEMMSECWRQAALKMMQQNKTHASLMRVLLYPGALAGPAGQHFQATVDTGGPLGELVQWADLSACLTILGHDVILTTSQHHLHRLIGAAPGRGSCPIKGPLTFDLIYTDYHGLAHLQGAMGLAFQHYQCRFRILDSFGTEPAFNLASYARAHGFQTLWGSWGLQPLQYMTMFPHTPDNSFLGFVSEDAERGPESDLSRKEKIAVIYGKQEYMWQGLSEYVKVISEELETHATVYQPSGHVSALPSYVRNHGLLSQKQFLRLLRRAKVFVGLGFPYEGPAPIEAIALGCVFLQPRLDPPHSSDNNDFYKGKPTSRKISSQHPYAEEFIGRPHVWTVDVTNETRVREAVREILRTEVKPLAPREFSCEGMLERVHHYITQQVTSYSPSRNVDISLISPNVIFQNFCTPSIVTWPPESALRVHMGPLGQSCVSVCTRASLVCEPSQFHRLNNPEVFARLAIDCSSMARDVNHILPAYTPWGRHCRLQQEPLLFSCAGSDSSHRRLCPCRTYQPGQVALSP; from the exons ATGCGACTGCATAAAAAGGAGGTCATGCGTGTTGCACTGCGGCCACGCAG TGGTTGCCTGGTGCTCTGCCTTGGTGTGTCTGCCTTCACTTTGCTGCTGCAGACATTCTGGGTGCCTCTTGAAATGTCCACACATGACCCTGCTGGGAGGTCTCCTGCTGACGACCAGGGTCAGCGAGGTCCTCGTTTTCGTAGGCTGGCCCTTCGCTTGGAAGCTCTTGGTACTCAGGTGCAGCGGCTGAGCAGAGAGCGTGATGCTACCATGACCTCAGAGGCTCTCCACATGCTTCTACAgag cTTTCGACAGGACCAGCAAGGCTTGGCCCGTTTGGTGGAGACCGAGCTAAAGAGGGTTTCCCAGAAACTGGACCAATTCAATCATCATCGCTTGTCTCATGCAGCCGCAACAC GACCCAAAGAGGAATGTGCGGTGCCTGTAGATCCTGCCTATCCACTATGTGCGGAGAAAGTCGAG TTCCTGCAGGCCAAATGGCAGTCAGACCCCTGCTACGCCTTTTATGGCATGGATGGTACCGCCTGCTCCATACTGACTTACCTCAGTCAAATAGAAAACTTCTGCCCGCCTCAACCTGGACGAAACCACTTTTCACCTCCTTGGCATCAGAAAGCTCAGCCCTACACAAAGAAG GCAATGATAAGGACGACTATGAGTTCACTCTATGAAGTCATCAATAACAGCAGCGGCCCGGCACTTGGATTCATGCGCTCCAGAGTGGAAATGATGTCGGAATGCTGGAGACAGGCTGCCCTCAAGATGATGCAGCAGAACAAGACACATGCATCCCTCATGAGG GTTCTGCTTTACCCCGGTGCTCTCGCTGGGCCTGCAGGCCAACATTTCCAAGCCACGGTGGACACAGGGGGTCCTCTTGGAGAGCTGGTCCAGTGGGCAGACCTTAGCGCCTGTTTGACTATCCTGGGTCACGATGTGATCCTCACCACCTCGCAACATCACCTCCACAG ACTGATCGGTGCGGCTCCGGGCCGAGGCAGCTGTCCCATCAAGGGGcccctgacctttgacctcatcTATACCGACTATCACGGTCTTGCTCACCTACAAGGAGCCATGGGACTGGCTTTCCAGCATTACCA ATGCCGCTTCAGGATCCTGGACTCGTTTGGCACCGAACCAGCCTTCAACTTGGCCAGTTACGCACGTGCCCATGGCTTTCAAACACTCTGGGGTAGCTGGGGCCTTCAACCTCTGCAGTACATGACTATGTTCC CTCATACACCTGATAACTCCTTCCTGGGCTTTGTAAGCGAGGACGCGGAGAGAGGCCCGGAGTCGGACCTCAGCAGGAAAGAGAAGATTGCCGTCATCTACGGCAAACAAGAGTACATGTGGCAG GGGCTTTCAGAGTATGTAAAGGTAATCAGTGAAGAACTGGAGACTCACGCTACAGTTTACCAACCTTCTGGACACGTCTCCGCTTTGCCAAGCTATGTAAGAAATCACGGCCTGCTCTCTCAAAAGCAGTTCTTGAGACTTCTCCGCAGAGCCAAG GTTTTTGTAGGTCTCGGTTTCCCCTACGAGGGTCCGGCGCCCATCGAGGCCATCGCTCTGGGCTGCGTCTTCCTGCAGCCGCGACTCGACCCGCCTCACTCCTCGGACAATAACGACTTCTACAAAGGCAAACCCACAAGTAGAAAG ATCTCCTCCCAGCACCCGTACGCTGAAGAATTCATTGGCAGACCTCACGTGTGGACTGTGGATGTGACCAATGAGACGAGAGTACGGGAAGCGGTCCGAGAAATTCTACGCACAGAG GTGAAGCCTCTCGCTCCTCGAGAGTTCTCCTGTGAGGGAATGCTGGAACGGGTTCATCATTATATCACACAGCAGGTTACGTCTTATTCACCAAGCAGAAATGTTGACATATCATTAATCAGCCCCAATGTGATTTTCCAGAATTTCTGTACTCCATCAATCGTCACGTGGCCGCCGGAAAGCGCGCTAAGGGTGCACATGGGTCCCCTCgggcagtcatgcgtcagcgtGTGCACCCGCGCCTCGCTGGTGTGCGAACCTTCTCAGTTTCACCGCCTCAACAACCCCGAAGTCTTTGCAAG GCTTGCGATCGATTGTTCCAGCATGGCCCGGGACGTCAATCACATCTTGCCCGCTTACACCCCGTGGGGTCGGCATTGTCGCCTGCAGCAAGAGCCGCTGTTGTTCAGCTGTGCCGGTTCGGACTCTTCTCACCGCCGCTTGTGTCCGTGCAGAACTTACCAACCTGGACAGGTTGCACTCAGTCCTTAA
- the LOC119138455 gene encoding alpha-1,6-mannosylglycoprotein 6-beta-N-acetylglucosaminyltransferase B-like isoform X3 produces the protein MRLHKKEVMRVALRPRSGCLVLCLGVSAFTLLLQTFWVPLEMSTHDPAGRSPADDQGQRGPRFRRLALRLEALGTQVQRLSRERDATMTSEALHMLLQSFRQDQQGLARLVETELKRVSQKLDQFNHHRLSHAAATLGPKEECAVPVDPAYPLCAEKVEFLQAKWQSDPCYAFYGMDGTACSILTYLSQIENFCPPQPGRNHFSPPWHQKAQPYTKKAMIRTTMSSLYEVINNSSGPALGFMRSRVEMMSECWRQAALKMMQQNKTHASLMRVLLYPGALAGPAGQHFQATVDTGGPLGELVQWADLSACLTILGHDVILTTSQHHLHRLIGAAPGRGSCPIKGPLTFDLIYTDYHGLAHLQGAMGLAFQHYQCRFRILDSFGTEPAFNLASYARAHGFQTLWGSWGLQPLQYMTMFPHTPDNSFLGFVSEDAERGPESDLSRKEKIAVIYGKQEYMWQGLSEYVKVISEELETHATVYQPSGHVSALPSYVRNHGLLSQKQFLRLLRRAKVFVGLGFPYEGPAPIEAIALGCVFLQPRLDPPHSSDNNDFYKGKPTSRKISSQHPYAEEFIGRPHVWTVDVTNETRVREAVREILRTEVKPLAPREFSCEGMLERVHHYITQQNFCTPSIVTWPPESALRVHMGPLGQSCVSVCTRASLVCEPSQFHRLNNPEVFARLAIDCSSMARDVNHILPAYTPWGRHCRLQQEPLLFSCAGSDSSHRRLCPCRTYQPGQVALSP, from the exons ATGCGACTGCATAAAAAGGAGGTCATGCGTGTTGCACTGCGGCCACGCAG TGGTTGCCTGGTGCTCTGCCTTGGTGTGTCTGCCTTCACTTTGCTGCTGCAGACATTCTGGGTGCCTCTTGAAATGTCCACACATGACCCTGCTGGGAGGTCTCCTGCTGACGACCAGGGTCAGCGAGGTCCTCGTTTTCGTAGGCTGGCCCTTCGCTTGGAAGCTCTTGGTACTCAGGTGCAGCGGCTGAGCAGAGAGCGTGATGCTACCATGACCTCAGAGGCTCTCCACATGCTTCTACAgag cTTTCGACAGGACCAGCAAGGCTTGGCCCGTTTGGTGGAGACCGAGCTAAAGAGGGTTTCCCAGAAACTGGACCAATTCAATCATCATCGCTTGTCTCATGCAGCCGCAACAC TAGGACCCAAAGAGGAATGTGCGGTGCCTGTAGATCCTGCCTATCCACTATGTGCGGAGAAAGTCGAG TTCCTGCAGGCCAAATGGCAGTCAGACCCCTGCTACGCCTTTTATGGCATGGATGGTACCGCCTGCTCCATACTGACTTACCTCAGTCAAATAGAAAACTTCTGCCCGCCTCAACCTGGACGAAACCACTTTTCACCTCCTTGGCATCAGAAAGCTCAGCCCTACACAAAGAAG GCAATGATAAGGACGACTATGAGTTCACTCTATGAAGTCATCAATAACAGCAGCGGCCCGGCACTTGGATTCATGCGCTCCAGAGTGGAAATGATGTCGGAATGCTGGAGACAGGCTGCCCTCAAGATGATGCAGCAGAACAAGACACATGCATCCCTCATGAGG GTTCTGCTTTACCCCGGTGCTCTCGCTGGGCCTGCAGGCCAACATTTCCAAGCCACGGTGGACACAGGGGGTCCTCTTGGAGAGCTGGTCCAGTGGGCAGACCTTAGCGCCTGTTTGACTATCCTGGGTCACGATGTGATCCTCACCACCTCGCAACATCACCTCCACAG ACTGATCGGTGCGGCTCCGGGCCGAGGCAGCTGTCCCATCAAGGGGcccctgacctttgacctcatcTATACCGACTATCACGGTCTTGCTCACCTACAAGGAGCCATGGGACTGGCTTTCCAGCATTACCA ATGCCGCTTCAGGATCCTGGACTCGTTTGGCACCGAACCAGCCTTCAACTTGGCCAGTTACGCACGTGCCCATGGCTTTCAAACACTCTGGGGTAGCTGGGGCCTTCAACCTCTGCAGTACATGACTATGTTCC CTCATACACCTGATAACTCCTTCCTGGGCTTTGTAAGCGAGGACGCGGAGAGAGGCCCGGAGTCGGACCTCAGCAGGAAAGAGAAGATTGCCGTCATCTACGGCAAACAAGAGTACATGTGGCAG GGGCTTTCAGAGTATGTAAAGGTAATCAGTGAAGAACTGGAGACTCACGCTACAGTTTACCAACCTTCTGGACACGTCTCCGCTTTGCCAAGCTATGTAAGAAATCACGGCCTGCTCTCTCAAAAGCAGTTCTTGAGACTTCTCCGCAGAGCCAAG GTTTTTGTAGGTCTCGGTTTCCCCTACGAGGGTCCGGCGCCCATCGAGGCCATCGCTCTGGGCTGCGTCTTCCTGCAGCCGCGACTCGACCCGCCTCACTCCTCGGACAATAACGACTTCTACAAAGGCAAACCCACAAGTAGAAAG ATCTCCTCCCAGCACCCGTACGCTGAAGAATTCATTGGCAGACCTCACGTGTGGACTGTGGATGTGACCAATGAGACGAGAGTACGGGAAGCGGTCCGAGAAATTCTACGCACAGAG GTGAAGCCTCTCGCTCCTCGAGAGTTCTCCTGTGAGGGAATGCTGGAACGGGTTCATCATTATATCACACAGCAG AATTTCTGTACTCCATCAATCGTCACGTGGCCGCCGGAAAGCGCGCTAAGGGTGCACATGGGTCCCCTCgggcagtcatgcgtcagcgtGTGCACCCGCGCCTCGCTGGTGTGCGAACCTTCTCAGTTTCACCGCCTCAACAACCCCGAAGTCTTTGCAAG GCTTGCGATCGATTGTTCCAGCATGGCCCGGGACGTCAATCACATCTTGCCCGCTTACACCCCGTGGGGTCGGCATTGTCGCCTGCAGCAAGAGCCGCTGTTGTTCAGCTGTGCCGGTTCGGACTCTTCTCACCGCCGCTTGTGTCCGTGCAGAACTTACCAACCTGGACAGGTTGCACTCAGTCCTTAA
- the LOC119138455 gene encoding alpha-1,6-mannosylglycoprotein 6-beta-N-acetylglucosaminyltransferase B-like isoform X1, which yields MRLHKKEVMRVALRPRSGCLVLCLGVSAFTLLLQTFWVPLEMSTHDPAGRSPADDQGQRGPRFRRLALRLEALGTQVQRLSRERDATMTSEALHMLLQSFRQDQQGLARLVETELKRVSQKLDQFNHHRLSHAAATLGPKEECAVPVDPAYPLCAEKVEFLQAKWQSDPCYAFYGMDGTACSILTYLSQIENFCPPQPGRNHFSPPWHQKAQPYTKKAMIRTTMSSLYEVINNSSGPALGFMRSRVEMMSECWRQAALKMMQQNKTHASLMRVLLYPGALAGPAGQHFQATVDTGGPLGELVQWADLSACLTILGHDVILTTSQHHLHRLIGAAPGRGSCPIKGPLTFDLIYTDYHGLAHLQGAMGLAFQHYQCRFRILDSFGTEPAFNLASYARAHGFQTLWGSWGLQPLQYMTMFPHTPDNSFLGFVSEDAERGPESDLSRKEKIAVIYGKQEYMWQGLSEYVKVISEELETHATVYQPSGHVSALPSYVRNHGLLSQKQFLRLLRRAKVFVGLGFPYEGPAPIEAIALGCVFLQPRLDPPHSSDNNDFYKGKPTSRKISSQHPYAEEFIGRPHVWTVDVTNETRVREAVREILRTEVKPLAPREFSCEGMLERVHHYITQQVTSYSPSRNVDISLISPNVIFQNFCTPSIVTWPPESALRVHMGPLGQSCVSVCTRASLVCEPSQFHRLNNPEVFARLAIDCSSMARDVNHILPAYTPWGRHCRLQQEPLLFSCAGSDSSHRRLCPCRTYQPGQVALSP from the exons ATGCGACTGCATAAAAAGGAGGTCATGCGTGTTGCACTGCGGCCACGCAG TGGTTGCCTGGTGCTCTGCCTTGGTGTGTCTGCCTTCACTTTGCTGCTGCAGACATTCTGGGTGCCTCTTGAAATGTCCACACATGACCCTGCTGGGAGGTCTCCTGCTGACGACCAGGGTCAGCGAGGTCCTCGTTTTCGTAGGCTGGCCCTTCGCTTGGAAGCTCTTGGTACTCAGGTGCAGCGGCTGAGCAGAGAGCGTGATGCTACCATGACCTCAGAGGCTCTCCACATGCTTCTACAgag cTTTCGACAGGACCAGCAAGGCTTGGCCCGTTTGGTGGAGACCGAGCTAAAGAGGGTTTCCCAGAAACTGGACCAATTCAATCATCATCGCTTGTCTCATGCAGCCGCAACAC TAGGACCCAAAGAGGAATGTGCGGTGCCTGTAGATCCTGCCTATCCACTATGTGCGGAGAAAGTCGAG TTCCTGCAGGCCAAATGGCAGTCAGACCCCTGCTACGCCTTTTATGGCATGGATGGTACCGCCTGCTCCATACTGACTTACCTCAGTCAAATAGAAAACTTCTGCCCGCCTCAACCTGGACGAAACCACTTTTCACCTCCTTGGCATCAGAAAGCTCAGCCCTACACAAAGAAG GCAATGATAAGGACGACTATGAGTTCACTCTATGAAGTCATCAATAACAGCAGCGGCCCGGCACTTGGATTCATGCGCTCCAGAGTGGAAATGATGTCGGAATGCTGGAGACAGGCTGCCCTCAAGATGATGCAGCAGAACAAGACACATGCATCCCTCATGAGG GTTCTGCTTTACCCCGGTGCTCTCGCTGGGCCTGCAGGCCAACATTTCCAAGCCACGGTGGACACAGGGGGTCCTCTTGGAGAGCTGGTCCAGTGGGCAGACCTTAGCGCCTGTTTGACTATCCTGGGTCACGATGTGATCCTCACCACCTCGCAACATCACCTCCACAG ACTGATCGGTGCGGCTCCGGGCCGAGGCAGCTGTCCCATCAAGGGGcccctgacctttgacctcatcTATACCGACTATCACGGTCTTGCTCACCTACAAGGAGCCATGGGACTGGCTTTCCAGCATTACCA ATGCCGCTTCAGGATCCTGGACTCGTTTGGCACCGAACCAGCCTTCAACTTGGCCAGTTACGCACGTGCCCATGGCTTTCAAACACTCTGGGGTAGCTGGGGCCTTCAACCTCTGCAGTACATGACTATGTTCC CTCATACACCTGATAACTCCTTCCTGGGCTTTGTAAGCGAGGACGCGGAGAGAGGCCCGGAGTCGGACCTCAGCAGGAAAGAGAAGATTGCCGTCATCTACGGCAAACAAGAGTACATGTGGCAG GGGCTTTCAGAGTATGTAAAGGTAATCAGTGAAGAACTGGAGACTCACGCTACAGTTTACCAACCTTCTGGACACGTCTCCGCTTTGCCAAGCTATGTAAGAAATCACGGCCTGCTCTCTCAAAAGCAGTTCTTGAGACTTCTCCGCAGAGCCAAG GTTTTTGTAGGTCTCGGTTTCCCCTACGAGGGTCCGGCGCCCATCGAGGCCATCGCTCTGGGCTGCGTCTTCCTGCAGCCGCGACTCGACCCGCCTCACTCCTCGGACAATAACGACTTCTACAAAGGCAAACCCACAAGTAGAAAG ATCTCCTCCCAGCACCCGTACGCTGAAGAATTCATTGGCAGACCTCACGTGTGGACTGTGGATGTGACCAATGAGACGAGAGTACGGGAAGCGGTCCGAGAAATTCTACGCACAGAG GTGAAGCCTCTCGCTCCTCGAGAGTTCTCCTGTGAGGGAATGCTGGAACGGGTTCATCATTATATCACACAGCAGGTTACGTCTTATTCACCAAGCAGAAATGTTGACATATCATTAATCAGCCCCAATGTGATTTTCCAGAATTTCTGTACTCCATCAATCGTCACGTGGCCGCCGGAAAGCGCGCTAAGGGTGCACATGGGTCCCCTCgggcagtcatgcgtcagcgtGTGCACCCGCGCCTCGCTGGTGTGCGAACCTTCTCAGTTTCACCGCCTCAACAACCCCGAAGTCTTTGCAAG GCTTGCGATCGATTGTTCCAGCATGGCCCGGGACGTCAATCACATCTTGCCCGCTTACACCCCGTGGGGTCGGCATTGTCGCCTGCAGCAAGAGCCGCTGTTGTTCAGCTGTGCCGGTTCGGACTCTTCTCACCGCCGCTTGTGTCCGTGCAGAACTTACCAACCTGGACAGGTTGCACTCAGTCCTTAA